The sequence below is a genomic window from Streptosporangium lutulentum.
CCTCGTCGATGGCCTGCGACTGGCCCTGGGCCTTGAGGATCGCGGCGCTGCGGTCACCCTCGGCGCGCAGGATCGCGCTCTGCTTGTCGCCCTCGGCGGTGAGGATCTGCGACTGCCGCTGGCCTTCGGCGTTGAGGATCGCGGCGCGCTTGTCACGCTCGGCGCGCATCTGCTTCTCCATCGCCTCCTTGATGCTCTTGGGCGGGTCGATGGCCTTGATCTCCACCCGGTTCACCCGGATGCCCCACTTGCCGGTCGCCTCGTCCAGCACGCCCCGGAGCTGGCTGTTGATCGTGTCGCGGGAGGTGAGGGTCATCTCCAGGTCCAGCGAGCCGACGACGTTTCGCAGGGTGGTGACCGTGAGCTGCTCGACGGCCTGGATGTAGTTCGCGATCTCGTAGGCCGCGGCCCTGGGGTCGGTGACCTGGAAGTAGAGGACGGTGTCGATCTCGACGACCAGGTTGTCCTCGGTGATCACCGGCTGCGGGCGGAAGGAGACCACCTGCTCACGGAGGTCGATCATCGGGTAGACGCGGTCGATGTAGGGAATCACGAAGTTCAGGCCCGGCTTGAGCGTGCTGTGGTAGCGGCCGAGCCGTTCCACGTTGCGGGCACGGGCCTGAGGGACGATGCGTACCGAACGGATCACCGTGAACACGGCGAACAAGACGATGAGCAGACCGGCAATCAGGAATGCATCCATATGGGTTACTCCCGGGGATATACGAGCGCGGTGGCGCCCTCGATCTCGATTACGTCGACGATCGCTCCCGCTGGAATCACTAGAGTCTCGTCGTAGGCCTTGGCCGACCATTCCTCGCCGCCGATCTGTACCCGGCCCTCCCGGCCGTTCACCTCACGCAGGACGTAGGCGGACTTGCCGACGAGGGCCTGGATTCCGAAGCGCTGGTTCGAGGGCGGCAGTTTGAGGTGTCGTTTGGCGATGGGCCGCACCACGATCACCCCGGCGACCAGGGAGGCCGTGAAGACCAGGAGCTGGAGCGGGATCGGCAGACCGATGACGGCGGCGATGGAGGCGAACAGCGCGGCGCCGCCGATCAGGCCGAGGGCGGTGGTCAAGGTAAAGATCTCCGCTACGCCCAGCACCACCGCGAAAATCAACCAGATGATCCAGTCATCCATGCTCCAGCCCTCCTACTTGTTAAACGGGGCGGGCGTCCAAGAGGTTCCTTCCTCTACCGTATGTCGTTATTCAGATGCCCGTAGGGAGTTGCCGTCACTCGTTAGCGAACCGATTTCGTAAACCGCTCCCGGACCGGTTCCTGACCCGTTCCCGAATCGGTTTCTCTCGCCCTCCCCGGTCCGGTTCGGGGCCCACTTCCGGCATGCGGTGCGACGCTCCTGAGAAATCCGTCCCAGGAGCGTCGGATTGACCACCGATTGTGAAATTCGTAGATGTTCGTCTCCCGGTTGCCCCACCGATGAGCGAGCGGGCGTGTTGAGCCGCGTCGCGGGGCCTATCTGGCGGGTTCGACGGTTCCCGACACCTCGCCCAGAGTGATCACGGTCCCGCCGGGGCCGGGGGCGGTCGCGGTGATCGTGACGGTGTCGCCGTCCTCCAGGAAGGTCCTGGAGGAGCCGTCGGGCAGCTTGAGCGGCTCGGTGCCGTTCCAGGTCAGCTCGATCAGCGATCCCCGCTCGTCAGGCTCGGCGCCGGAGACCGTGCCGCTGGCGTACAGGTCGCCGGTGCGCAGGGACGCGCCGTTGACGGTCATGTGGGCGAGCATCTGGTCGGGTGTCCAGTACATGTCCCGGTACGGCGGGCGGGAGACGACCTCGCCGTTCACCGCGACCTCCAGCCGCAGGTCGAGCCCCCACGGCTCCTGGCGGCGCAGGTAGCCGAGCGGCTCGGGCTCCTGTCTCCTGCCCTCGACGCGCGCCTGCGACAGGGCCGCGAGCGGGGTGATCCACGGGGAGATCGAGGTGGCGAAGGACTTGCCGAGGAAGGGGCCCAGCGGGACGTACTCCCACGCCTGGATGTCCCTGGCGCTCCAGTCGTTGACCAGCGTCACACCGAACACATGGTCCTCGAACCGGCCGGCCCGGTCGCCCAGGGCGGTCGGCGCGCCGACGACGAACCCGAGCTCCGCCTCGATGTCCAGCCTGGCCGAGGGTCCGAAGACCGCCGCGCCGCGCTGCCCGGACGGCCTGACGACCGGGGTTCCTGAGACGACGACGGTCCCGGCCCGGCCGTGGTAGCCGACCGGCAGGTGCCGCCAGTTCGGCTTCAGGGGCTCCTCGTCGGGACGGAACATCCGGCCGAGGTTGGAGGCGTGCTCCAGCGAGCAGTAGAAGTCGACGTAGTCGGCCACCTCGATCGGCAGGTGCAGCGTGACCTGGTCCAGCGGGATCAGGTGCGCCTCGACCGCCGTCCGGTCGGTGCCCAGCTTGTTCTGGATCACGGCCCGGGTGTCCCGCCACGCGGCGGGGCCCCTGGACAGGAAGGCGTTGAGCGAACCGGTGGCGAACACCTCGTCGTGCAGGGCTCCGGCGAGGTCGAGCACGTGGTCGCCGTACCGCACGCCGACGCGGGGGGTCTCACCCTCGTTGCGGGAGAAGACTCCGTAGGGCAGATGCTCCAGGCCCCAAGACATCAGGTGTTCTCCTCTGTCGTGTCGATGCTCGTGGCGGTTTCCCGCTGATTTCGGATGTCCGGGCCCACGGCCTCGGACGGCTCCCGGGCGATCAGACCGAGGGCCGCCAGGTCCTCGATCGGGGTGTTCGTGCTGCACGAGCCGTATGACACCAGCAGCTTCCTGGCGTGCTCGGCGGTGTCCTCCGGTACGGCCCGCGCCAGCCGTACCAGCTCGCCGACATCGGTCAGCTTCAGCACCGGCACCGGGTCGCGGCCCTCGACGGCCGCGCAGACCGCGAGGACCAGGTTGAGGAAGCCGTGCCTGTCCACTCCCAGCGCGGGGTCGAAGTGGCGGACCGCGTTGTGCAGCCCGGCGGTCGCCTTGAAGGGGATCCCGTGCTTCACGCAGTGGGCGATGGCGGCGCCCAGGTCGTGGGCGGTGGGGAAGGCGTCGGCGGTGAGCCCGCCGCAACGGAACTTCAGGCCCGGCCCGGAGGCGTCGTGAGGCGGGGAGTCCGGGTCCGGCGGGGCGGTGTCGAGAGGCGGGGAGTTCAGGCCCGGCTGGGCGGTGTCGCGGGGCGGGGAGTCCGGGTCCGGCCGGGGGTCGTCGTGGGGCGGGGACGCGTGGTTTCCGGGAGGGACCTCCACGAAGAGCCGGGCCCCGCCGGGCAGCAGAGGGGCGAGTCGTCCGGACACGGCGTCGGGTGACTCGCCGGGCGGCTGCCGTACCTCGACCAGCTCGACCGCGAGATCGTCGAGCGGCGGGACGTCCGGGGTGTCCAGGATGAGCCCGAGCCGGATGGGGAAGGTCAGGTGGGCACGGAGTTCCGGCAGGCGGCCGGCCGGGCAGAGAAAGCGATGGGCGAGCACCGGGTTGTTCCCGGCCAGGTCCTTTCTGTGCCGCTCCAGGGCCTCGGCCATCGGCAGGGAGGTCGGGGGGAACAGTCCGGCGTCGTCGACGAGGCCGCGGAAGAGCGCGGCCGGGCTCATGGCCGTCGTGCCGCCGGTGCCTGTCGTTCTCGTGTCCGTCGCCTGGCCCGTCTCCGTCATCGGGCCCACGTCCACGCGTACGCGGAGTCCTCCACCGACAGTCCCGCGGGGCCCAGGTCCAGTGGGCGGAAGGTGTCGACCATCACGGCCAGCTCGCTCGTCTGCGTGTGCCCCTGCCGTACGGCCTCGATAACCGCCTCGACGGCGCCCGGCTGGGGGCCGTGCGTGAACCCGGCAGGGTGCAGGGAGATCGAGCCGACGTCGATGCCCGAGCCCTTGCGCGCGGTGTAGTCGCCGCCCGCGTAGAACATCAGCTCGTCGGAGTCGACGTTGTGGTGGTTGTAGGGGATGGGGACGGCGTCGGGGTGGAAGTCGAGCGGCCGGGGGCAGAACGAGCAGATCACGAAGTTCGGGCCCTCGAAGGTCTGGTGCACCGGCGGCGGGGCGTGGGTGCGCTTCACGATGGGCTCGAAGTCGTTGATGTTGAACGCGTAGGGGTAGAGGCAGCCGTCCCAGCCGACCACGTCGAACGGGTGGTTGCGGTAGACCAGCCGGGTCAGCCCGCCGCGCGTGCGGACCAGCACCGGCACCTCCTCGCCCTCGACGATCAGAGGCTCTCCCGGAGAGCGCAGGTCACGCTCGCAGTAGGGCGCGTGCTCCAGGAACTGGCCGTACTTGGACAGGTAGCGCTTGGGCGGCCGGATGTGTCCCGCGGCCTCGATGGTGAAGGCCGTGACGCGGCCCTGGGGAACCCAGCGGTGGATCGTTCCGGTGGGGATGACGACGTAGTCGCCCTCGCCGGCCTCGATCACCCCGTAGGTCGACTCGAACCTGACCCGGCCCGTGGCGATGTAGACGCACTCGTCGCCCATGGAGTTGCGGTAGAGCTCGCTGGGGGTCTCGGTCGCGGCGTACGACATGCGGACGTCGGCGTTGCCCGCCAGCAGCCCGCGCCCGGTGACCAGGTCGCCGCCGGTCGGCAGGTCCTGGGTGCGGAGGTGGCGGGGGGAGAGCGGCAGGTTGGGGACCAGCGTCGTGGCCTCGGTGGGCGTGACCGCCTCGGCCTTGATGATCGCCGTGGGGAGATGACGGTGGTAGAGCAGGGAGGAGTCGCTGGTGAAGCCCTCCTCGCCCATCAACTCCTCCGCGTACAGCCCGCCGTCGGGCCGCCGGAACTGCACATGTCGCTTGCGGGGAATCTCTCCCACGACGCGGTAGTACGGCATCCGTTTCTCCCCGTTCTGTCCGCTTATCGGACATCAACGTCCTTTATATGAACAACGATCTGCCACGAGCGGGAAGATGTCAAACGTCCGGGAGCCCTCGTCGGGTCTCAGCGCACCTGGTCCGGTCTCACGAATCCGATCCATGAGGCGATCCGTTCTCAGCACCGTCGATCCGCTCGTCACGGGGTCGCCCGTCATTCGATGAAAGTGATGCACGAGCTCATCCGGGCACCCGGCGCGATCACCCTTGGCGGGTACGGTCAGGGCTGTTCAGGCGTTCGTGGGACGAGCAGCCCGCGGTTGAACGCCTCGGTGACGGCGGCGGCGCGGTCGTTCACCCCGAGCTTGGCGTAGATGTTCAGAAGGTGACTCTTGACCGTGGCCTCGGTGATGAACAGCCGATTGGCCGCCTCACGGTTGGTGTTCCCGGCCGCCACGAGCTCTATGACCTCAAGCTCCCGCTGGCTGAGCAGTTGGGGGGCGGGCGTCCTGACCCGGTTCATCAGCCGTGCCGCCACCGAAGGGGAGAGCACGCTCTCGCCCCTGGCGGCGGCCCGCGCGCCTCGCAGCAGGTCCTCCCGAGGGGAGTCCTTGAGCAGGTAGCCGGTCGCGCCCGCCTCGATCGCCGGCAGTACGTGGGTGTCGTTGTCGTAGGTGGTCAGAACCAGCACGCGCGCGGTGACGCCGAGCCTGGTCAGCTCGGTGATCGCGGTCAGCCCGTCCATGCCGGGCATCCGCAGGTCCATCAGGATCACGTCGGGCCGGAGCTCCTGGGCGAGCCGTACGGCCGCGGCGCCGTCCG
It includes:
- a CDS encoding SPFH domain-containing protein is translated as MDAFLIAGLLIVLFAVFTVIRSVRIVPQARARNVERLGRYHSTLKPGLNFVIPYIDRVYPMIDLREQVVSFRPQPVITEDNLVVEIDTVLYFQVTDPRAAAYEIANYIQAVEQLTVTTLRNVVGSLDLEMTLTSRDTINSQLRGVLDEATGKWGIRVNRVEIKAIDPPKSIKEAMEKQMRAERDKRAAILNAEGQRQSQILTAEGDKQSAILRAEGDRSAAILKAQGQSQAIDEVFQAVHRNDPDPQLLAYQYLQVLPELAKGQGNTFWVIPSEVTSALQGVSKAFTESLPRSPATREISEAPAVSETTARETAQAEKAAADAVAEAAETDSGLRQLGSSAASHADPLADLQENRQRTTP
- a CDS encoding NfeD family protein — protein: MDDWIIWLIFAVVLGVAEIFTLTTALGLIGGAALFASIAAVIGLPIPLQLLVFTASLVAGVIVVRPIAKRHLKLPPSNQRFGIQALVGKSAYVLREVNGREGRVQIGGEEWSAKAYDETLVIPAGAIVDVIEIEGATALVYPRE
- the fahA gene encoding fumarylacetoacetase; this translates as MSWGLEHLPYGVFSRNEGETPRVGVRYGDHVLDLAGALHDEVFATGSLNAFLSRGPAAWRDTRAVIQNKLGTDRTAVEAHLIPLDQVTLHLPIEVADYVDFYCSLEHASNLGRMFRPDEEPLKPNWRHLPVGYHGRAGTVVVSGTPVVRPSGQRGAAVFGPSARLDIEAELGFVVGAPTALGDRAGRFEDHVFGVTLVNDWSARDIQAWEYVPLGPFLGKSFATSISPWITPLAALSQARVEGRRQEPEPLGYLRRQEPWGLDLRLEVAVNGEVVSRPPYRDMYWTPDQMLAHMTVNGASLRTGDLYASGTVSGAEPDERGSLIELTWNGTEPLKLPDGSSRTFLEDGDTVTITATAPGPGGTVITLGEVSGTVEPAR
- a CDS encoding homogentisate 1,2-dioxygenase — protein: MPYYRVVGEIPRKRHVQFRRPDGGLYAEELMGEEGFTSDSSLLYHRHLPTAIIKAEAVTPTEATTLVPNLPLSPRHLRTQDLPTGGDLVTGRGLLAGNADVRMSYAATETPSELYRNSMGDECVYIATGRVRFESTYGVIEAGEGDYVVIPTGTIHRWVPQGRVTAFTIEAAGHIRPPKRYLSKYGQFLEHAPYCERDLRSPGEPLIVEGEEVPVLVRTRGGLTRLVYRNHPFDVVGWDGCLYPYAFNINDFEPIVKRTHAPPPVHQTFEGPNFVICSFCPRPLDFHPDAVPIPYNHHNVDSDELMFYAGGDYTARKGSGIDVGSISLHPAGFTHGPQPGAVEAVIEAVRQGHTQTSELAVMVDTFRPLDLGPAGLSVEDSAYAWTWAR
- a CDS encoding response regulator, whose amino-acid sequence is MTDHTTEPPIRLLIADDHPVVRDGLSSMFASAPGFEVLGEAPDGAAAVRLAQELRPDVILMDLRMPGMDGLTAITELTRLGVTARVLVLTTYDNDTHVLPAIEAGATGYLLKDSPREDLLRGARAAARGESVLSPSVAARLMNRVRTPAPQLLSQRELEVIELVAAGNTNREAANRLFITEATVKSHLLNIYAKLGVNDRAAAVTEAFNRGLLVPRTPEQP